A portion of the Ricinus communis isolate WT05 ecotype wild-type chromosome 10, ASM1957865v1, whole genome shotgun sequence genome contains these proteins:
- the LOC8283336 gene encoding uncharacterized protein LOC8283336 produces the protein MGCISSKLMPRSTSLKEELNQSMQRSASGSPALEESVPSQNINDQFLALVSSANTVARRLRSRSFSDKNTQSVIDHNTALTSNTRKQGGERARSRSWLSEIELPTPIPDTSNGTKEEESDHKGVGRARSFHTVEEYDAMIRQLSSSGALHTVSNGKHEGSRTKLQQSLLKEGMLEENSKIDATSELGSRELIANPNISPANKEVKVVEDSSQEGYILEKGLKRKSIAKRLHSLQIPHTIEFSAVASLREWLNSGGQVYSPAAYVTPKLGKCPLPNSRMPNECNEGDIFNPELVVAFEEPMLQLEAEAESILKHISENLEKECPMEKQPKDEISHARG, from the coding sequence ATGGGCTGCATTTCCTCGAAACTCATGCCGAGATCAACGAGTTTAAAGGAAGAGCTGAACCAAAGTATGCAAAGGTCAGCCAGTGGCAGTCCTGCGCTTGAAGAATCTGTCCCTTCCCAAAATATCAACGATCAGTTCCTTGCACTTGTTTCTTCTGCCAACACAGTTGCCAGAAGACTCAGGTCTCGGAGTTTTTCAGACAAAAACACCCAATCAGTTATTGACCATAACACTGCTCTTACCAGCAACACAAGGAAACAAGGAGGGGAGAGAGCACGATCTAGAAGTTGGCTTTCAGAAATTGAGCTCCCCACCCCAATTCCTGACACTTCTAATGGAACTAAGGAAGAAGAGTCGGATCATAAGGGTGTGGGACGAGCTAGGAGTTTCCACACAGTAGAAGAGTATGATGCCATGATAAGACAACTTAGCTCTTCTGGGGCACTCCATACAGTATCTAATGGAAAGCATGAGGGTTCAAGAACCAAGCTGCAGCAATCACTCCTAAAAGAAGGCATGCTAGAAGAGAACTCCAAGATCGACGCAACTTCAGAGCTAGGAAGTAGAGAACTTATTGCAAATCCAAATATATCCCCCGCAAATAAGGAAGTGAAAGTAGTTGAGGACTCTTCtcaagaagggtatattttagAGAAGGGTCTTAAAAGAAAGTCAATTGCGAAAAGGTTACATTCGCTTCAAATTCCACATACCATTGAATTCTCTGCTGTTGCAAGCCTTAGGGAATGGCTCAACTCTGGTGGGCAAGTCTACTCTCCTGCAGCTTACGTCACTCCAAAACTTGGCAAATGCCCTTTACCAAATTCTAGGATGCCAAATGAATGCAATGAGGGTGACATTTTCAATCCTGAATTGGTGGTTGCTTTTGAAGAACCCATGCTACAACTTGAAGCAGAAGCAGAAAGCATTCTCAAACATATTTCTGAGAACTTGGAGAAAGAATGTCCCATGGAGAAGCAACCCAAAGATGAGATATCGCATGCACGAGGCTAG